From one Lycium ferocissimum isolate CSIRO_LF1 chromosome 7, AGI_CSIRO_Lferr_CH_V1, whole genome shotgun sequence genomic stretch:
- the LOC132062025 gene encoding non-specific lipid-transfer protein AP10-like: protein MARLFCAMIILLLVLATSAAPSCKIVSKGIVPCLYYIRGKHHPISEKPSTACCKGLNNIQSGVNNDEDRLAVCKCMESALSRIHYDPTRIGLAKLLCTHSSLASVGPKIRICPRIESITLKCGGLLAFHDTCVLTAQEIQGNMNVALDARNKA from the exons ATGGCAAGGCTATTCTGTGCTATGATCATTCTCTTGCTTGTTTTAGCAACATCAGCAGCACCTTCTTGTAAAATTGTTTCAAAAGGGATAGTGCCCTGTTTGTATTACATTAGAGGGAAACATCATCCAATATCGGAGAAGCCATCAACAGCGTGCTGCAAAGGACTGAACAATATACAGAGTGGGGTAAACAATGACGAGGATCGACTAGCTGTTTGCAAGTGTATGGAGAGTGCTCTTTCGCGTATCCATTATGATCCCACTCGTATCGGACTAGCTAAACTACTGTGCACGCATTCATCTCTGGCTTCCGTTGGCCCTAAGATCCGCATTTGtccaag AATTGAATCCATTACCTTGAAATGTGGAGGATTATTAGCATTCCATGATACTTGTGTGCTAACCGCCCAAGAAATTCAG GGGAATATGAATGTAGCGCTTGATGCAAGAAATAAAGCATAA
- the LOC132063787 gene encoding long chain acyl-CoA synthetase 4-like has protein sequence MEDQKKYVVEVEKAKEGREGRPSTGPVYRNVLAKDGFRPLSHGLESCWDIFCESVRKFPDNRMLGEREMYDGQAGKYIWLTYREVYDLVLKVGASIRVCGVKQGGKCGIYGANCSNWVISMQACNAHGLYCVPLYDTLGAGAVEYIICHAEVSIAFAEETKISEVLKAFPNAGKFLKTLVSFSKVTQEQKDMAGTFDLKLYSWDEFLLLGMQEKFELPAKKKTDICTIMYTSGTTGDPKGVIISNESILSLISGVNHHMETVGEEFTDKDVYLSYLPLAHIFDRVIEELFISKGASVGFWHKDAKQLIDDIKELKPTVFCSVPRVLDRIYSGLVQKISSAGFLKHKLFNFAYNYKLGNMSKGYKHAEAAPIFDKIIFNKVKEGLGGNLRLILSGAAPLSSAVETYLRVVTCANVLQGYGLTETCAGSFVARPDELAMVGTVGPPLPIIDVCLESVPEMGYDALGDTPRGEICIRGKCLFSGYYKREDLTKEVLLDGWFHTGDVGEWQLDGSMKIIDRKKNIFKLSQGEYVAVENLEGIYSLASSVDAIWIYGSSYESFLVAVVNPNMGALQSWAEENGMTGDFDTICENPKAKAYILSELTNIAKEKKLKGFEFIKAVHLDPTPFDMERELLTPTHKKKRVQFLKYYQDIIDTLYKGTK, from the exons atggaggatcAAAAGAAGTACGTAGTTGAAGTTGAGAAAGCTAAAGAAGGCAGAGAGGGAAGGCCATCAACAGGACCTGTTTATCGTAATGTATTAGCCAAAGATGGTTTCAGGCCTTTATCTCATGGACTTGAAAGTTGCTGGGATATTTTTTG TGAGTCTGTGAGAAAATTTCCAGATAACCGAATGTTAGGTGAGCGGGAAATGTACGACGGTCAG GCAGGTAAATACATTTGGTTAACTTACAGAGAAGTGTATGATCTAGTGTTAAAAGTTGGAGCTTCTATTCGTGTCTGCGGTGTTAAGCAA GGTGGAAAATGTGGTATATACGGCGCCAATTGCTCAAACTGGGTCATAAGCATGCAG GCCTGCAATGCTCATGGTCTTTATTGCGTCCCCTTATATGATACTCTAG GTGCTGGTGCAGTTGAGTATATCATTTGCCATGCAGAAGTTTCCATTGCTTTCGCAGAGGAAACTAAAATTTCTGAG GTGCTAAAAGCTTTTCCTAATGCTGGAAAGTTCCTGAAAA CTCTTGTAAGCTTCAGTAAGGTCACACAGGAACAGAAAGACATGGCTGGAACTTTTGACTTGAAACTGTATTCTTGGGATGAGTTCCTGTTGCTG GGAATGCAAGAGAAGTTTGAGCTTCCAGCAAAAAAGAAGACAGATATCTGTACAATCATGTACACAAGTGGAACAACTGGTGACCCAAAGGGAGTCATAATTTCTAATGAGAGCATTCTATCCCTTATATCTGGAGTGAACCACCATATGGAGACTGTGGGTGAAGAG TTCACTGATAAGGATGTATATTTATCGTACCTTCCTTTAGCGCACATATTTGATCGAGTCATTGAAGAAttattcatttccaaaggtGCCTCAGTAGGTTTTTGGCATAAG GATGCTAAACAACTGATTGATGACATCAAAGAGTTGAAGCCAACTGTATTTTGTTCAGTTCCACGTGTGCTGGACAGGATTTACTCAG GTTTGGTGCAGAAGATTTCGTCTGCTGGTTTCCTTAAACATAAACTGTTTAACTTTGCATATAACTA CAAATTGGGTAACATGAGTAAAGGGTATAAGCATGCAGAGGCAGCTCCTATTTTTGACAAAATAATTTTCAACAAG GTGAAGGAGGGTTTAGGAGGAAACTTGCGTCTCATTCTATCGGGAGCAGCACCTCTCTCTTCCGCTGTTGAAACCTATTTACGAGTTGTAACATGTGCTAATGTTCTTCAAGGATATG GTTTAACGGAGACCTGTGCAGGGTCATTTGTTGCAAGACCAGATGAACTGGCAATGGTTGGTACTGTTGGTCCTCCTTTGCCAATTATAGATGTGTGTCTAGAGTCTGTTCCTGAAATGGGGTACGATGCCCTTGGAGATACCCCTCGTGGAGAGATATGCATAAGAGGGAAGTGCTTATTCTCAGGATACTATAAGCGCGAAGACCTCACCAAGGAGGTGTTGCTTGATGGATGGTTCCACACAG GTGATGTTGGTGAATGGCAGCTGGATGGGAGCATGAAAATTATTGAccgcaagaaaaacattttcaagCTCTCCCAAGGAGAATATGTTGCAGTTGAGAATCTGGAGGGCATTTATTCTCTTGCCTCTAGTGTGGATGCG ATATGGATCTACGGTAGTAGTTACGAGTCATTTCTTGTTGCCGTTGTGAATCCCAATATGGGTGCTCTTCAATCCTGGGCCGAGGAGAATGGAATGACTGGGGATTTTGATACTATATGTGAGAATCCAAAGGCAAAAGCATATATTCTATCAGAACTAACCAATATTGCGAAGGAAAAGAAG CTGAAAGGCTTTGAATTTATAAAAGCTGTGCACCTTGACCCTACACCATTTGATATGGAGCGTGAACTTCTAACGCCAACTCACAAGAAAAAGAGGGTCCAGTTTCTCAAATATTACCAG GACATTATTGATACATTGTACAAAGGCACAAAATAA
- the LOC132063788 gene encoding cyclic nucleotide-gated ion channel 1-like isoform X1 codes for MNLPISLVTGEQLKIVIFTQYVPRILRIYLLYKEVTRTTGFFTETAWAGAAFNLFLFMLGSNVVGAFWYVFTVERQHDCWREACQRTAKCVLFDLYCNQGGKGNAQFLNSSCLLLKPEDIKENEFDFGIFLDALQSQIVGKRNFWSKLFYCFWWGLRNLSSLGQDLNPSNFVGEILFAIFICIVGMILFSLLIGNMQEYLKSMTVRVEEMRLKRQDAEHWMSHRKLPDNLRERVRRYEQYRWQETRGVDEDYLIVNLPKDLRRDIKRHLCWSLVKRVPMFDKMDEQLLDAMCDRLKPALFTEKSFIIQEGDPVNEMLFLMRGTVLTITTNGGRSGFFNSASLKAGDFCGEELLTWALDPHTSSSLPASTRTVQAVTDAEAFALTADDLMFVATQFRRLHSKQLRHIFKFHSEHWRTWAACFIQAAWRRHCKHELEKSLREEEDRLQVVLAKENVNLPSLGATIYASRFAANALRALRQRNQPRGPKLSPSLCPLLLQKPAEPDFSS; via the exons ATGAATCTCCCCATTTCTCTGGTGACGGGAGAACAATTGAAGATTGTTATATTCACACAATATGTTCCAAGAATCCTTAGGATATATCTGTTATACAAGGAAGTAACAAGGACAACAGGCTTTTTTACTGAAACGGCATGGGCTGGAGCTGCTTTCAACCTATTTTTATTCATGCTCGGCAGTAAT GTGGTAGGAGCATTTTGGTACGTGTTCACAGTGGAAAGACAACATGACTGCTGGCGAGAAGCATGTCAGCGTACTGCAAAATGTGTTTTATTCGACTTATATTGTAACCAAGGAGGAAAAGGAAATGCTCAATTTCTAAATTCTTCTTGTCTTCTCCTGAAACCGGAAGATATAAAAGAGAATGAGTTTgattttgggatatttcttgaTGCTCTTCAGTCCCAAATCGTAGGAAAACGAAACTTCTGGtccaaactcttctattgcttcTGGTGGGGGCTGCGAAATTTAAG CTCTCTTGGCCAAGACCTTAACCCAAGCAACTTCGTAGGGGAAATTCTCTTTGCCATCTTCATCTGCATTGTTGGGATGATTCTGTTTTCCTTGCTAATTGGCAACATGCAG GAATATTTGAAGTCTATGACAGTTCGAGTAGAAGAGATGAGATTGAAAAGGCAGGATGCAGAACATTGGATGTCTCACCGCAAACTTCCTGACAACCTCAGAGAGCGTGTTCGAAGGTATGAGCAGTACAGATGGCAAGAAACTAGAGGTGTTGATGAAGATTATCTAATTGTTAACCTTCCAAAAGACTTGAGGAGAGACATAAAGCGTCACCTCTGTTGGTCTTTGGTCAAAAGA GTTCCCATGTTTGATAAGATGGATGAACAGTTACTGGATGCAATGTGTGATCGACTGAAACCAGCTCTTTTCACAGAGAAAAGCTTCATAATCCAAGAAGGAGATCCAGTGAATGAAATGCTTTTTCTCATGAGAGGTACTGTGTTGACTATAACCACCAATGGTGGAAGAAGTGGCTTCTTCAACTCTGCATCTCTCAAGGCTGGTGATTTCTGTGGAGAGGAGCTTCTTACGTGGGCTTTGGACCCCCATACTTCCTCAAGTCTTCCCGCCTCTACTAGAACAGTACAAGCTGTTACAGATGCGGAAGCTTTTGCTCTCACAGCTGATGATCTCATGTTTGTTGCCACTCAATTTAGACGCCTTCATAGCAAGCAGCTTCGGCATATTTTCAA GTTCCATTCAGAGCACTGGAGGACATGGGCAGCCTGCTTTATACAAGCAGCATGGCGCAGACATTGTAAGCATGAGCTTGAGAAATCTTTAAGAGAGGAAGAAGATAGACTTCAGGTTGTATTGGCAAAAGAGAATGTGAATTTACCAAGTCTTGGGGCTACCATTTATGCATCACGATTTGCTGCCAACGCATTGCGTGCCTTGCGACAACGCAACCAACCAAGGGGTCCCAAATTATCTCCTAGCTTATGTCCCTTACTGCTTCAGAAGCCAGCTGAACCTGATTTTAGCTCTTAA
- the LOC132063788 gene encoding cyclic nucleotide-gated ion channel 1-like isoform X2 — protein MSFIIRGFDRGSERVSSLRKSLRIPSLTVLPLPKEVLESSRKKILDPQGSFLQFWNKIFVLACVISVALDPLFLYIPVIDNERKCLDLDHTLKIPISILRSVTDLCYIYHIILQFRTGFISPSSRVFGRGELIEDSALIANRYIFSYFLIDILAVLPLPQMVLFIIAPNMNLPISLVTGEQLKIVIFTQYVPRILRIYLLYKEVTRTTGFFTETAWAGAAFNLFLFMLGSNVVGAFWYVFTVERQHDCWREACQRTAKCVLFDLYCNQGGKGNAQFLNSSCLLLKPEDIKENEFDFGIFLDALQSQIVGKRNFWSKLFYCFWWGLRNLSSLGQDLNPSNFVGEILFAIFICIVGMILFSLLIGNMQEYLKSMTVRVEEMRLKRQDAEHWMSHRKLPDNLRERVRRYEQYRWQETRGVDEDYLIVNLPKDLRRDIKRHLCWSLVKRVPMFDKMDEQLLDAMCDRLKPALFTEKSFIIQEGDPVNEMLFLMRGTVLTITTNGGRSGFFNSASLKAGDFCGEELLTWALDPHTSSSLPASTRTVQAVTDAEAFALTADDLMFVATQFRRLHSKQLRHIFKFHSEHWRTWAACFIQAAWRRHCKHELEKSLREEEDRLQVVLAKENVNLPSLGATIYASRFAANALRALRQRNQPRGPKLSPSLCPLLLQKPAEPDFSS, from the exons ATGAGTTTTATTATAAGAGGATTCGACAGGGGTTCAGAAAGAGTAAGTAGCTTAAGAAAATCACTGCGCATTCCTTCTCTAACTGTTCTTCCACTCCCAAAAGAAGTATTGGaatcatcaagaaagaaaattcttgaTCCTCAAGGGTCATTTCTTCAGTTCTGGAACAAAATATTTGTCTTGGCTTGTGTAATTTCAGTGGCCCTGGATCCATTGTTCTTATATATTCCTGTCATAGATAACGAGAGGAAGTGCCTTGATTTGGATCACACATTAAAGAtccctatttctattctgcGATCAGTCACTGATCTTTGCTATATCTATCATATCATCTTGCAATTTCGTACTGGCTttatttctccttcttctcGAGTATTTGGTAGGGGTGAGTTGATTGAGGACTCTGCCCTTATAGCCAACCGATACATATTCTCTTATTTCCTCATTGACATTCTAGCTGTTCTTCCACTCCCACAG ATGGTGCTCTTTATCATCGCTCCTAACATGAATCTCCCCATTTCTCTGGTGACGGGAGAACAATTGAAGATTGTTATATTCACACAATATGTTCCAAGAATCCTTAGGATATATCTGTTATACAAGGAAGTAACAAGGACAACAGGCTTTTTTACTGAAACGGCATGGGCTGGAGCTGCTTTCAACCTATTTTTATTCATGCTCGGCAGTAAT GTGGTAGGAGCATTTTGGTACGTGTTCACAGTGGAAAGACAACATGACTGCTGGCGAGAAGCATGTCAGCGTACTGCAAAATGTGTTTTATTCGACTTATATTGTAACCAAGGAGGAAAAGGAAATGCTCAATTTCTAAATTCTTCTTGTCTTCTCCTGAAACCGGAAGATATAAAAGAGAATGAGTTTgattttgggatatttcttgaTGCTCTTCAGTCCCAAATCGTAGGAAAACGAAACTTCTGGtccaaactcttctattgcttcTGGTGGGGGCTGCGAAATTTAAG CTCTCTTGGCCAAGACCTTAACCCAAGCAACTTCGTAGGGGAAATTCTCTTTGCCATCTTCATCTGCATTGTTGGGATGATTCTGTTTTCCTTGCTAATTGGCAACATGCAG GAATATTTGAAGTCTATGACAGTTCGAGTAGAAGAGATGAGATTGAAAAGGCAGGATGCAGAACATTGGATGTCTCACCGCAAACTTCCTGACAACCTCAGAGAGCGTGTTCGAAGGTATGAGCAGTACAGATGGCAAGAAACTAGAGGTGTTGATGAAGATTATCTAATTGTTAACCTTCCAAAAGACTTGAGGAGAGACATAAAGCGTCACCTCTGTTGGTCTTTGGTCAAAAGA GTTCCCATGTTTGATAAGATGGATGAACAGTTACTGGATGCAATGTGTGATCGACTGAAACCAGCTCTTTTCACAGAGAAAAGCTTCATAATCCAAGAAGGAGATCCAGTGAATGAAATGCTTTTTCTCATGAGAGGTACTGTGTTGACTATAACCACCAATGGTGGAAGAAGTGGCTTCTTCAACTCTGCATCTCTCAAGGCTGGTGATTTCTGTGGAGAGGAGCTTCTTACGTGGGCTTTGGACCCCCATACTTCCTCAAGTCTTCCCGCCTCTACTAGAACAGTACAAGCTGTTACAGATGCGGAAGCTTTTGCTCTCACAGCTGATGATCTCATGTTTGTTGCCACTCAATTTAGACGCCTTCATAGCAAGCAGCTTCGGCATATTTTCAA GTTCCATTCAGAGCACTGGAGGACATGGGCAGCCTGCTTTATACAAGCAGCATGGCGCAGACATTGTAAGCATGAGCTTGAGAAATCTTTAAGAGAGGAAGAAGATAGACTTCAGGTTGTATTGGCAAAAGAGAATGTGAATTTACCAAGTCTTGGGGCTACCATTTATGCATCACGATTTGCTGCCAACGCATTGCGTGCCTTGCGACAACGCAACCAACCAAGGGGTCCCAAATTATCTCCTAGCTTATGTCCCTTACTGCTTCAGAAGCCAGCTGAACCTGATTTTAGCTCTTAA